One segment of Mastomys coucha isolate ucsf_1 unplaced genomic scaffold, UCSF_Mcou_1 pScaffold23, whole genome shotgun sequence DNA contains the following:
- the Ccdc153 gene encoding coiled-coil domain-containing protein 153 isoform X3 → MEGKSKMPPKTKGKGRKAGARKKKKNSSPALQKEEAHRAKASEDRLKQRLQGLEAELERTQREGKAVYVEMSRQRRALQEELGTRSKLLEEEVRGLREQLETCQREAKTAKKEAEQALKKQDGTLAQLRAHVADMEAKYEEILHDNLNCLLAKLRVVKPQWDAAVLKLHIRHKEQLRQFGLNPLDL, encoded by the exons CAAGATGCCACCTAAAaccaaaggaaagggaagaaaagccGGGGCacggaagaagaaaaagaactcaaGTCCTG CTCTACAGAAGGAAGAGGCTCACCGAGCCAAGGCTTCCGAAGACAGGCTGAAGCAGAGGTTACAAGGGCTGGAAGctgaactggaaagaacccaaagggaagggaaggccgTATATGTGG AGATGAGCCGCCAGCGTCGAGCCCTGCAAGAGGAGCTGGGGACCAGAAGCAAGCTGCTGGAGGAGGAAGTGAGAGGTCTAAGGGAGCAGCTAG AAACGTGCCAAAGGGAGGCTAAGACAGCAAAGAAAGAAGCTGAACAAGCCCTCAAAAAGCAAGATGGAACCCTGGCTCAGCTTCGTGCCCACGTGGCAGACATGGAGGCCAAATATGAGGAAATCTTGCAT GACAACCTGAACTGTCTATTGGCCAAGTTGAGAGTGGTCAAGCCTCAGTGGGATGCAGCTGTGCTGAAACTCCACATCAGACACAAGGAGCAGCTACGGCAATTTGGTCTCAACCCCCTGGATCTTTGA
- the Ccdc153 gene encoding coiled-coil domain-containing protein 153 isoform X1, with the protein MEGKSKMPPKTKGKGRKAGARKKKKNSSPGVEAEAKHRLVLLEKELLQDRLALQKEEAHRAKASEDRLKQRLQGLEAELERTQREGKAVYVEMSRQRRALQEELGTRSKLLEEEVRGLREQLETCQREAKTAKKEAEQALKKQDGTLAQLRAHVADMEAKYEEILHDNLNCLLAKLRVVKPQWDAAVLKLHIRHKEQLRQFGLNPLDL; encoded by the exons CAAGATGCCACCTAAAaccaaaggaaagggaagaaaagccGGGGCacggaagaagaaaaagaactcaaGTCCTG GTGTGGAGGCTGAGGCCAAGCACAGGCTGGTGCTGCTAGAGAAAGAGCTGCTTCAGGACCGATTAG CTCTACAGAAGGAAGAGGCTCACCGAGCCAAGGCTTCCGAAGACAGGCTGAAGCAGAGGTTACAAGGGCTGGAAGctgaactggaaagaacccaaagggaagggaaggccgTATATGTGG AGATGAGCCGCCAGCGTCGAGCCCTGCAAGAGGAGCTGGGGACCAGAAGCAAGCTGCTGGAGGAGGAAGTGAGAGGTCTAAGGGAGCAGCTAG AAACGTGCCAAAGGGAGGCTAAGACAGCAAAGAAAGAAGCTGAACAAGCCCTCAAAAAGCAAGATGGAACCCTGGCTCAGCTTCGTGCCCACGTGGCAGACATGGAGGCCAAATATGAGGAAATCTTGCAT GACAACCTGAACTGTCTATTGGCCAAGTTGAGAGTGGTCAAGCCTCAGTGGGATGCAGCTGTGCTGAAACTCCACATCAGACACAAGGAGCAGCTACGGCAATTTGGTCTCAACCCCCTGGATCTTTGA
- the Ccdc153 gene encoding coiled-coil domain-containing protein 153 isoform X2 has product MPPKTKGKGRKAGARKKKKNSSPGVEAEAKHRLVLLEKELLQDRLALQKEEAHRAKASEDRLKQRLQGLEAELERTQREGKAVYVEMSRQRRALQEELGTRSKLLEEEVRGLREQLETCQREAKTAKKEAEQALKKQDGTLAQLRAHVADMEAKYEEILHDNLNCLLAKLRVVKPQWDAAVLKLHIRHKEQLRQFGLNPLDL; this is encoded by the exons ATGCCACCTAAAaccaaaggaaagggaagaaaagccGGGGCacggaagaagaaaaagaactcaaGTCCTG GTGTGGAGGCTGAGGCCAAGCACAGGCTGGTGCTGCTAGAGAAAGAGCTGCTTCAGGACCGATTAG CTCTACAGAAGGAAGAGGCTCACCGAGCCAAGGCTTCCGAAGACAGGCTGAAGCAGAGGTTACAAGGGCTGGAAGctgaactggaaagaacccaaagggaagggaaggccgTATATGTGG AGATGAGCCGCCAGCGTCGAGCCCTGCAAGAGGAGCTGGGGACCAGAAGCAAGCTGCTGGAGGAGGAAGTGAGAGGTCTAAGGGAGCAGCTAG AAACGTGCCAAAGGGAGGCTAAGACAGCAAAGAAAGAAGCTGAACAAGCCCTCAAAAAGCAAGATGGAACCCTGGCTCAGCTTCGTGCCCACGTGGCAGACATGGAGGCCAAATATGAGGAAATCTTGCAT GACAACCTGAACTGTCTATTGGCCAAGTTGAGAGTGGTCAAGCCTCAGTGGGATGCAGCTGTGCTGAAACTCCACATCAGACACAAGGAGCAGCTACGGCAATTTGGTCTCAACCCCCTGGATCTTTGA
- the Ccdc153 gene encoding coiled-coil domain-containing protein 153 isoform X4, whose protein sequence is MPPKTKGKGRKAGARKKKKNSSPALQKEEAHRAKASEDRLKQRLQGLEAELERTQREGKAVYVEMSRQRRALQEELGTRSKLLEEEVRGLREQLETCQREAKTAKKEAEQALKKQDGTLAQLRAHVADMEAKYEEILHDNLNCLLAKLRVVKPQWDAAVLKLHIRHKEQLRQFGLNPLDL, encoded by the exons ATGCCACCTAAAaccaaaggaaagggaagaaaagccGGGGCacggaagaagaaaaagaactcaaGTCCTG CTCTACAGAAGGAAGAGGCTCACCGAGCCAAGGCTTCCGAAGACAGGCTGAAGCAGAGGTTACAAGGGCTGGAAGctgaactggaaagaacccaaagggaagggaaggccgTATATGTGG AGATGAGCCGCCAGCGTCGAGCCCTGCAAGAGGAGCTGGGGACCAGAAGCAAGCTGCTGGAGGAGGAAGTGAGAGGTCTAAGGGAGCAGCTAG AAACGTGCCAAAGGGAGGCTAAGACAGCAAAGAAAGAAGCTGAACAAGCCCTCAAAAAGCAAGATGGAACCCTGGCTCAGCTTCGTGCCCACGTGGCAGACATGGAGGCCAAATATGAGGAAATCTTGCAT GACAACCTGAACTGTCTATTGGCCAAGTTGAGAGTGGTCAAGCCTCAGTGGGATGCAGCTGTGCTGAAACTCCACATCAGACACAAGGAGCAGCTACGGCAATTTGGTCTCAACCCCCTGGATCTTTGA